Proteins from a single region of Mucilaginibacter daejeonensis:
- a CDS encoding PA0069 family radical SAM protein → MAFERNDEFFKGRGAQVNTHNKFLANRYIAEHIEGLDEPLLHNSRTQLFHENPKTIVSKSNSPDLSHMHSINPYQGCEHGCIYCYARNSHEYYGFSAGLDFERKIIVKHNAPELLEDYFNKRRYEPVPIVLSGNTDCYQPIERDLKITRRLLEIFLQYRHPVSIITKNNLILRDLDIVTQLAKLNLIHVNVSITTLDEQLRQKLEPRTVTSIGRLTTIEKLARNGVPVRVMTAPIIPGLNSNEVPGIIKAAANRGAVSAGFTMVRLNGSIAEIFTDWLHKTFPDRAEKVLNLIRECHDGKLNDSDFGRRMSGDGEVAASIHQLYRMACKKYLADREMPGYDLTIFTPKTGRQVTMF, encoded by the coding sequence ATGGCTTTTGAGCGGAACGATGAATTTTTCAAGGGGCGGGGAGCGCAGGTCAATACGCACAATAAGTTCTTGGCCAACAGGTACATCGCTGAGCACATCGAGGGGCTGGACGAGCCGCTTTTGCACAATAGCCGTACGCAATTATTCCACGAGAATCCGAAGACCATCGTTAGCAAGTCGAACAGTCCTGACCTGAGCCACATGCACTCGATCAACCCATACCAGGGCTGCGAACATGGCTGCATCTATTGCTACGCCCGCAACAGCCACGAGTACTACGGCTTTAGTGCCGGGCTCGATTTTGAACGCAAGATCATCGTTAAACATAACGCTCCCGAACTGCTGGAAGACTATTTTAACAAACGCCGTTACGAGCCGGTGCCCATCGTGCTTTCGGGCAATACGGATTGCTACCAACCCATCGAGCGTGACCTCAAGATTACACGGCGCCTGCTGGAGATATTTTTGCAGTACCGCCACCCGGTGAGTATCATCACTAAGAACAACCTGATCCTGCGCGATCTGGACATCGTGACCCAACTGGCCAAGCTCAACCTGATCCATGTCAATGTATCCATCACCACGCTGGATGAGCAGCTACGCCAAAAGCTCGAACCCCGCACCGTGACCTCCATAGGCCGGCTCACCACCATTGAGAAACTGGCTCGCAACGGTGTACCCGTACGGGTCATGACCGCGCCCATCATCCCCGGGTTGAACAGCAATGAGGTACCCGGCATCATCAAGGCCGCTGCTAACAGGGGGGCGGTATCTGCCGGGTTCACCATGGTAAGGCTGAACGGTTCTATTGCCGAGATCTTTACCGACTGGCTGCACAAGACCTTCCCCGACCGGGCCGAAAAAGTACTGAACCTGATCCGCGAATGCCATGATGGCAAGCTGAATGACAGCGACTTCGGCCGCCGCATGAGCGGCGATGGCGAGGTCGCGGCATCCATACATCAGCTGTACCGCATGGCCTGCAAAAAATACCTGGCCGACCGCGAGATGCCAGGCTATGACCTTACCATCTTCACGCCAAAGACCGGACGGCAGGTAACGATGTTCTGA
- a CDS encoding VOC family protein yields MTFKNAISWFEIPAVEIERAQHFYETIFDMKMEFMDFDGYKMAMFPIEDPMNGVGGALCQISDFHQPSANSGTMIYLNANPDVSLVLNKVEAAGGKVISPKTEISPEYGYMGVFLDTEGNRVALHSVPEKYL; encoded by the coding sequence ATGACCTTTAAGAATGCGATCAGCTGGTTCGAGATACCGGCAGTTGAAATTGAAAGAGCTCAACATTTTTATGAGACCATTTTTGATATGAAAATGGAATTCATGGACTTTGATGGCTACAAAATGGCCATGTTCCCGATCGAAGACCCGATGAACGGGGTGGGCGGCGCCCTATGCCAAATATCTGACTTTCACCAACCATCTGCCAACAGCGGCACCATGATCTATTTGAACGCTAACCCTGATGTTAGCTTGGTATTGAATAAGGTAGAAGCTGCCGGCGGCAAAGTGATATCACCTAAAACGGAGATATCGCCAGAGTACGGCTACATGGGTGTTTTTCTCGATACCGAGGGCAACCGCGTGGCACTGCACTCGGTTCCTGAAAAATATTTGTGA
- a CDS encoding DUF1501 domain-containing protein, with amino-acid sequence MKRRDFLKTSTLASSALLIPAFLKPFEGFAMDAITGHKNLVIIQLSGGNDGLNTVVPFGNDIYYQKRKSIAIANTDVVKLNDMQGLNPALGALKEIYDQGWMSVINSVGYPNPDRSHFRSMDIWQTASDANEFLTTGWIGRYLDSNCQTCKDPYTAIEVDDTLSLAMKGKNMKGIAVQDPNKLYQTTREPFFKDLVHGPEDAHLHEDNLGYLYKTMIETYSSADHIQNTSKIYNVTAPYPATGLANQLRTVSKFINSGLETRIYYVSLGGFDTHVGQQAQQGRQLKIYGDAVAAFVKDLKQTGKLDDTLIMTFSEFGRRVEQNASNGTDHGTANNVFLFGGKLSKAGIYNDAPDLQNLDNGDLKYQVDFRDVYATLLNKWLDVDNASILNKNFAGLNLV; translated from the coding sequence ATGAAACGCAGAGATTTTTTAAAGACCAGCACCCTCGCCTCCAGCGCCCTGCTGATACCTGCTTTTTTAAAACCTTTTGAAGGTTTTGCCATGGATGCCATCACCGGCCACAAGAACCTGGTGATCATTCAGCTATCGGGTGGTAATGATGGTTTGAACACCGTAGTGCCCTTTGGCAACGACATATATTACCAAAAGCGAAAAAGCATTGCCATTGCCAATACCGATGTGGTGAAGCTTAACGATATGCAGGGCCTCAACCCTGCCCTGGGCGCACTAAAGGAAATTTACGACCAGGGATGGATGAGCGTGATCAACTCGGTGGGCTACCCTAATCCCGACCGGTCACACTTCCGCTCCATGGATATATGGCAAACCGCCAGCGATGCCAACGAGTTCCTGACCACCGGCTGGATCGGCCGCTATCTTGATTCCAACTGCCAAACCTGTAAGGATCCGTATACGGCCATTGAGGTGGACGATACCCTTTCATTGGCCATGAAAGGCAAGAACATGAAAGGCATTGCCGTTCAGGACCCTAATAAATTATACCAAACCACCCGCGAGCCGTTTTTCAAGGACCTGGTTCACGGCCCTGAAGATGCCCACTTGCACGAGGATAACTTAGGCTACCTGTACAAGACCATGATCGAGACCTATTCATCGGCCGATCACATTCAAAATACTTCCAAGATCTACAACGTAACGGCACCCTACCCTGCCACGGGCCTGGCCAACCAGTTGCGCACGGTATCCAAATTCATCAACTCAGGGCTCGAAACGCGCATCTACTATGTGTCATTAGGCGGATTTGACACCCACGTGGGGCAGCAGGCACAACAAGGTCGTCAGCTTAAGATCTATGGTGACGCGGTAGCGGCCTTTGTGAAGGACCTAAAGCAGACCGGCAAACTGGACGATACCCTGATCATGACCTTTAGCGAATTTGGCCGCCGCGTAGAGCAGAACGCCAGTAACGGCACCGACCATGGCACCGCCAACAATGTGTTCCTGTTCGGCGGTAAGCTCAGTAAGGCCGGTATATACAACGATGCTCCCGACCTGCAGAACCTTGACAACGGCGACCTTAAATACCAGGTGGATTTCAGAGATGTTTACGCTACCCTGTTGAATAAGTGGTTAGACGTTGATAACGCCAGCATATTGAACAAGAATTTTGCCGGATTGAACCTGGTATGA
- a CDS encoding TM2 domain-containing protein: MNQNPFVILPGITPEELSFLQQATAGLSEVQLNSFKFIYQGKRRSPQDILLFTLIGFVGVAGVQRFMIGQIGMGIIYILTAGFCMIGTIVDLINHKNLANEYNAQMAMESVQMVQMGTF, translated from the coding sequence ATGAACCAAAATCCTTTCGTTATACTGCCAGGTATCACCCCCGAAGAACTTTCATTCCTTCAGCAAGCAACAGCCGGCCTGAGCGAAGTGCAGTTGAACAGTTTCAAATTTATTTATCAAGGCAAACGCCGCAGTCCGCAAGACATTTTATTGTTCACACTGATCGGGTTCGTAGGCGTAGCCGGTGTTCAACGCTTTATGATCGGCCAGATCGGCATGGGCATCATTTACATCCTTACCGCTGGTTTTTGTATGATCGGTACCATTGTGGATCTGATCAACCACAAAAACCTCGCTAACGAGTATAATGCACAAATGGCCATGGAAAGCGTACAAATGGTACAGATGGGGACGTTTTAG
- a CDS encoding DUF2752 domain-containing protein has translation MIDLLKKNIELIFWTAAILALAAADPSAQPHYTICVFKLAGINWCPGCGLGHSISWLLHGDIAASLKAHWLGIPALAIIFWRTGQLLKRMAIFKASQNYEPS, from the coding sequence TTGATTGATCTACTCAAAAAGAACATTGAACTGATATTCTGGACAGCGGCCATCCTTGCGTTGGCCGCTGCTGATCCTTCGGCACAGCCACATTACACAATTTGCGTGTTCAAGCTGGCTGGTATCAACTGGTGCCCGGGCTGCGGCCTGGGCCATTCTATTTCATGGCTTTTGCACGGCGATATAGCTGCATCGTTGAAAGCACACTGGCTCGGCATACCTGCGTTGGCAATAATTTTTTGGCGTACCGGCCAATTATTGAAACGGATGGCTATCTTTAAAGCATCACAAAACTACGAACCATCATGA
- a CDS encoding Nif3-like dinuclear metal center hexameric protein — MKLYQLTTYLESIAPLAYQEDYDNSGLIVGSGDQEISQALISLDCTEEVVDEAIRTGCELIISHHPIVFKGLKRFNGKSYVERVVQKAIRHDIALYAIHTNLDNVTGGVNARIAQTLGLQNTRILAAKQGLLKKLVTYVPLSHADAVRSALFEAGAGNIGNYSECSFNAEGTGTFKGNEHTDPYVGIPGQQHQEAEVRIETVYPAHLESKILMALVLTHPYEEVAYDLYLLTNKHQQVGSGMVGELEAPMSETDFLRHLKGAMRADVVKHTALLNRTVKKVAVCGGSGGFLLKQAIAAGADVFVTADYKYHEYFDAEGKIVIADIGHFESEQFTQHLLYEIIQKKFSNFAVRLTEINTNPIKYFI; from the coding sequence ATGAAATTATATCAATTGACCACATACCTGGAAAGTATAGCACCGCTGGCTTACCAGGAAGATTACGATAACTCGGGCCTGATCGTGGGCAGCGGTGACCAGGAGATCAGCCAGGCGCTCATCTCGTTAGATTGCACCGAAGAGGTGGTGGACGAGGCTATCCGCACCGGTTGCGAGCTGATCATCTCACACCATCCGATCGTTTTTAAGGGACTAAAGCGTTTCAATGGCAAAAGCTATGTGGAGCGTGTAGTACAAAAGGCTATCAGGCATGATATCGCCCTTTACGCCATCCACACCAACTTAGATAACGTGACCGGCGGGGTCAACGCCCGCATTGCCCAAACGCTGGGTTTGCAGAACACGCGTATACTGGCAGCCAAGCAAGGGCTGTTAAAAAAGCTGGTGACCTACGTTCCGTTAAGCCATGCTGATGCCGTGCGCAGCGCACTTTTTGAGGCCGGCGCAGGCAACATTGGTAACTACAGCGAATGCAGCTTTAATGCTGAGGGAACCGGCACCTTTAAAGGTAACGAACATACCGACCCGTATGTGGGCATACCAGGCCAGCAACACCAGGAGGCCGAGGTACGCATTGAGACCGTTTACCCGGCGCACCTGGAAAGCAAGATACTGATGGCGCTGGTATTAACTCACCCTTATGAGGAAGTGGCCTATGACCTTTACCTGCTCACCAACAAGCACCAGCAGGTAGGCTCAGGCATGGTGGGCGAGCTGGAAGCGCCAATGAGCGAGACCGACTTTTTACGGCATCTGAAAGGCGCCATGCGTGCCGATGTGGTTAAGCATACCGCGTTACTGAACCGCACCGTAAAAAAGGTAGCGGTTTGCGGGGGATCGGGAGGCTTTTTACTGAAGCAAGCGATCGCCGCCGGTGCCGATGTGTTTGTGACCGCCGACTATAAGTATCATGAATATTTTGATGCCGAAGGAAAGATCGTGATCGCCGACATTGGGCACTTTGAAAGTGAGCAATTTACACAGCACCTATTGTATGAAATAATACAGAAAAAATTTAGTAACTTTGCGGTCCGTTTAACAGAAATTAATACAAACCCCATAAAATATTTTATTTGA
- a CDS encoding DUF4199 domain-containing protein, which yields MKNAFLSGLIIGVLSGLWLFIMRWAGYTTFNDQVAPIEYVSILIPVIGVFWGLWSYREQDLGGRMGFLEGLIQSFKILIIGGLLAGFFGVVYINYVEAGSNFRDFSGRLFGALLIGVLSSLAATLLLMNKSNHSVD from the coding sequence ATGAAGAATGCATTTTTATCAGGGCTCATCATTGGCGTACTGAGCGGCCTTTGGCTGTTCATCATGCGGTGGGCCGGCTATACCACTTTTAACGATCAGGTAGCACCTATAGAATATGTTTCGATACTGATCCCGGTGATCGGCGTATTTTGGGGCTTGTGGAGCTATCGCGAACAAGACCTGGGCGGCAGGATGGGCTTTTTAGAAGGCCTGATCCAAAGCTTTAAGATACTGATCATTGGCGGCCTGCTTGCAGGTTTCTTTGGCGTAGTGTATATCAACTACGTAGAAGCAGGCTCAAATTTCCGCGATTTTTCGGGCCGATTATTTGGCGCATTGCTCATCGGTGTGCTATCTTCATTGGCGGCAACATTGCTGCTCATGAACAAGTCGAACCACAGCGTTGATTGA
- a CDS encoding zinc ribbon domain-containing protein, which translates to MEQTVEQKLKALYDLQTIHTKIDRIRQVRGELPMEVADLEDDVAGLETRIQKIKNELDDLEDDIVTRKNLIRDAQANIKKYEGQLSEVKNNREYDAISKEIEIQGLDIQVSEKKIREYGFEISSKTQIYDKAMADLEGRRTDLEAKKEELGTITAETEKEENELTAQAEAAKQNIEERLLTAYSRLRGNAKNGLAVVTIQRDSCSGCFNQIPPQRQADIRQRKKIIVCEHCGRILVDEQMALEEENA; encoded by the coding sequence ATGGAACAAACCGTAGAACAAAAGCTGAAAGCTTTATATGACCTACAAACTATCCATACCAAGATCGACAGGATACGCCAGGTAAGAGGTGAGCTGCCAATGGAAGTTGCTGACCTTGAAGATGACGTAGCCGGCCTGGAGACCCGTATCCAGAAAATAAAGAACGAGCTTGACGATCTTGAGGACGATATCGTTACCCGCAAGAACCTGATCCGTGATGCTCAGGCCAACATCAAAAAATATGAGGGCCAACTTTCAGAAGTTAAGAACAACCGTGAGTATGACGCTATCTCGAAAGAGATCGAGATACAAGGACTTGATATACAGGTAAGCGAGAAAAAGATCCGTGAGTATGGTTTCGAGATCAGCTCAAAAACTCAGATCTATGACAAGGCCATGGCCGACCTTGAAGGCCGCCGTACCGACCTGGAAGCTAAAAAAGAAGAATTAGGCACCATTACCGCCGAAACTGAAAAAGAAGAGAACGAACTGACCGCTCAGGCCGAAGCTGCAAAGCAGAACATTGAGGAGCGTTTACTTACTGCCTACAGCCGGCTACGCGGTAACGCCAAGAACGGTTTGGCCGTAGTGACCATTCAGCGTGATTCATGCTCAGGTTGCTTTAACCAGATCCCGCCTCAACGTCAGGCTGATATCCGTCAGCGCAAAAAGATCATCGTTTGCGAACATTGCGGACGTATCTTGGTTGATGAACAAATGGCGCTCGAAGAAGAGAACGCATAA
- the mfd gene encoding transcription-repair coupling factor, with product MNIRDILERYKTDNRVTQLAQALNSSRNPRIQLRGLVGSSDATIAVALYFLQHKHQLFVLPDREEASYFQADLENLTGKEVLLFPSSYRKAFEFTQPDASNVLARAEVLNELNHSTEYGQIIVSYPEALAEKVIDRSSLEKNTLEISVDNKLSIDFINEFLIEYDFERVDFVYEPGQFSIRGGIVDIFSFSHDLPYRVEFFGDHIESIRTFEIESQLSAERVKAITIVPNVQSKFLTENNISLLEYVERDTQVWIRDVQFTFDIIRDGFKKATQLWKALSAEEKNQNPDWIDPKFAFTDEKLIADQLHDFAVIEFGKQFFYNADHTLNFDIRPQPSFNKDFQLLIHNIKNNDIEHIENLIFTDSTKQVERLYAIFDDLDKTVKFTPIHVSVREGFIDREQKLACYTDHQIFDRYYKYKLRKGYQRSQAITLKELRDLKPGDYVTHIDHGIGKYAGLEKVEVNGKMQEMIRLIYADNDLLYVNINSLNRISKFSGKEGSVPKMNKLGTDTWERLKKTTKKKVKDIARDLIKLYAIRKTKQGNAFSPDSYLQTELEASFIYEDTPDQEKATNDLKKDMESPHPMDRLICGDVGFGKTEVAIRAAFKAVADSKQVAVLVPTTILAAQHYKTFSDRLKGFPANIDFINRFKTNKQIKDSLAKLAEGKLDIIIGTHRLVSKDVKFKDLGLMIIDEEQKFGVATKEKLKAMRANVDTLTLTATPIPRTLHFSLMGARDLSIISTPPPNRQPVVTELHVFNDTLIKEAVEYEIDRGGQIFFIHNRVADLPQLGGLIRKLVPKARIGIAHGQLEGDDLEDVMLKFVNHEYDVLVATTIIEAGLDIPNANTIIINHAHMFGLSDLHQMRGRVGRSNKKAFCYLLSPPLSTLTSEARKRLSAIEEFSELGSGFNVAMRDLDIRGSGNLLGAEQSGFIAEIGFEMYHKILDEAIQELKDEEFKEVFKDEKPRPFITFTQIDTDMEILIPDEYVTNLTERYNLYTEISKLENETELMAFEKQLADRFGPVPLQVKDLFNTIRLQWLGKAIGFEKISLKKNVLRGYFLTNQQSQYFESVAFMQVLQFVKNNPRKVNMKEVKNTLRISVEGVMSIDEAVDLLSEIGVGVPA from the coding sequence TTGAACATTCGTGATATATTAGAAAGGTACAAGACCGACAACAGGGTCACTCAACTGGCTCAGGCACTCAACAGCTCGCGTAATCCTCGTATACAACTGCGCGGATTGGTAGGCTCGAGCGATGCCACCATTGCCGTTGCGTTGTACTTTTTACAGCATAAACATCAGCTATTCGTACTGCCCGACAGGGAGGAGGCAAGCTACTTTCAGGCCGATCTGGAGAACTTGACCGGTAAAGAAGTATTGCTGTTCCCATCCTCGTACCGCAAAGCTTTTGAGTTCACGCAGCCTGATGCCAGCAATGTACTGGCCCGAGCCGAGGTGTTGAACGAACTGAACCACTCCACCGAGTATGGACAGATCATTGTGAGTTACCCTGAGGCCCTGGCCGAAAAGGTGATCGACCGTTCATCGCTGGAGAAGAACACGCTTGAGATAAGTGTTGACAATAAATTAAGCATCGATTTCATCAACGAGTTCCTGATCGAGTATGATTTTGAACGTGTTGATTTTGTTTATGAGCCGGGCCAATTCTCGATCAGAGGCGGTATCGTGGATATCTTCTCCTTTTCGCATGATCTGCCTTACCGCGTGGAGTTCTTTGGCGATCACATCGAATCCATCCGTACTTTTGAGATAGAAAGCCAATTATCTGCAGAAAGGGTCAAGGCGATCACCATCGTGCCTAACGTTCAATCAAAGTTCCTGACCGAGAACAATATCTCGCTGTTGGAATATGTAGAGCGTGACACCCAGGTTTGGATACGTGATGTGCAGTTCACTTTCGACATCATCCGCGATGGCTTTAAAAAGGCCACCCAATTATGGAAAGCCCTATCGGCTGAGGAAAAGAACCAGAACCCGGATTGGATAGACCCGAAATTCGCTTTTACTGATGAAAAACTGATCGCTGATCAGCTGCATGATTTTGCCGTGATCGAGTTCGGTAAGCAGTTCTTCTACAACGCCGATCATACGCTCAATTTCGATATCCGTCCACAGCCATCGTTCAATAAGGATTTTCAGCTGCTCATCCACAATATCAAGAACAATGATATAGAGCACATCGAGAACCTGATCTTTACCGATAGTACCAAACAGGTAGAGCGCCTGTACGCCATATTCGACGATCTGGACAAGACCGTAAAGTTCACACCCATCCACGTGAGCGTGCGGGAAGGCTTTATTGATCGTGAACAGAAACTGGCCTGCTATACCGACCACCAAATATTTGACCGCTATTATAAATACAAACTGCGCAAAGGCTATCAGCGCTCGCAAGCGATCACCCTGAAAGAACTGCGTGACCTTAAACCGGGCGATTATGTGACGCACATCGATCACGGCATAGGCAAGTATGCCGGCCTCGAAAAAGTGGAGGTGAACGGCAAGATGCAGGAAATGATCAGGCTGATCTACGCCGATAATGACCTGCTTTATGTCAACATCAACTCGCTTAACCGCATCTCTAAGTTCAGCGGTAAGGAGGGTTCGGTTCCTAAAATGAACAAGTTGGGTACCGACACCTGGGAGCGGCTGAAGAAGACCACAAAAAAAAAAGTTAAAGACATAGCGCGCGACCTGATCAAGTTGTACGCCATACGCAAGACCAAGCAAGGTAACGCGTTCTCGCCCGATAGCTATTTGCAGACCGAGTTGGAAGCTAGCTTTATTTACGAGGATACCCCAGATCAGGAAAAAGCGACCAACGACCTCAAGAAGGACATGGAATCGCCGCACCCGATGGACCGCCTTATTTGTGGCGACGTGGGATTTGGTAAAACGGAGGTGGCCATAAGGGCGGCCTTCAAGGCCGTGGCTGATAGTAAACAAGTTGCCGTATTGGTGCCTACCACTATTTTAGCAGCGCAACATTACAAGACCTTTAGCGATAGGCTCAAAGGTTTCCCGGCCAACATCGATTTTATTAACCGCTTTAAGACCAACAAACAGATCAAGGACTCATTGGCCAAACTGGCTGAGGGTAAACTGGACATCATCATTGGTACGCACCGTTTGGTGAGCAAGGATGTGAAGTTCAAAGACCTGGGGTTAATGATCATTGATGAGGAGCAGAAATTTGGTGTGGCCACCAAAGAGAAACTTAAGGCCATGCGTGCCAATGTAGATACGCTGACGCTTACCGCAACGCCTATACCGCGTACCCTGCACTTTTCGCTCATGGGCGCGCGTGACCTTTCCATCATATCCACACCACCGCCTAACCGGCAACCGGTGGTGACCGAGTTACACGTTTTTAATGACACGCTGATCAAAGAAGCTGTGGAATATGAGATCGATCGCGGTGGGCAGATATTCTTCATCCATAACCGCGTGGCCGATCTGCCGCAATTGGGTGGATTGATCCGCAAACTGGTACCTAAGGCTCGTATAGGCATAGCTCACGGGCAGTTAGAGGGTGATGACCTGGAGGATGTGATGCTCAAATTTGTGAACCATGAGTACGATGTGCTGGTGGCCACCACCATTATTGAGGCCGGTTTGGATATCCCTAATGCCAATACCATCATCATTAACCATGCCCACATGTTCGGCCTTAGCGATCTGCACCAGATGCGTGGCCGCGTGGGGCGTAGCAATAAAAAGGCGTTCTGCTACTTGTTGAGTCCGCCGCTATCGACCTTGACCTCTGAGGCGCGCAAGCGTTTGAGCGCTATAGAGGAGTTTAGCGAGTTGGGTAGCGGTTTCAACGTGGCCATGCGCGACCTCGATATACGTGGTAGCGGTAATCTGCTGGGTGCCGAGCAAAGCGGCTTTATTGCCGAGATAGGTTTTGAGATGTATCACAAGATACTGGACGAGGCCATTCAGGAGCTGAAGGACGAAGAGTTCAAGGAGGTGTTCAAGGATGAAAAGCCGCGGCCGTTCATCACCTTTACCCAGATCGATACCGATATGGAGATCCTGATCCCCGATGAGTATGTGACCAACCTGACCGAGCGTTATAACCTGTACACCGAGATATCAAAGCTGGAGAACGAGACCGAGCTGATGGCCTTTGAAAAACAACTGGCCGATCGCTTTGGGCCGGTGCCTCTGCAGGTGAAGGACCTGTTCAACACCATCCGCCTGCAATGGTTAGGCAAGGCCATTGGCTTCGAAAAGATATCGCTTAAGAAGAACGTGCTGCGTGGCTACTTTTTAACTAACCAGCAATCTCAGTATTTTGAGTCGGTAGCCTTTATGCAGGTGCTGCAATTTGTGAAGAACAACCCGCGTAAGGTGAACATGAAAGAGGTCAAGAACACCCTCCGCATTAGTGTGGAAGGTGTGATGAGCATCGATGAAGCAGTTGACCTGTTGAGCGAGATCGGCGTAGGGGTGCCTGCATAG
- a CDS encoding tetratricopeptide repeat protein — MKRYILPLVLFLLAGHRASANFDINANCLQAYKNILSFKLKAARTLIDREKAAHPQNGFAILLDNYYDYFWLLTTESKTDYDRLKENRSSRIDRLEDEDKNSPYYNFALAQVNLQWALMNSRFGDNTAAGFAINRAFKLLKENQKKFPGFLPNDVPLGVVNVALGALPDGALKSALNLFGIKGNIENGMTLLQNATNKLLRTDQAYFYDEAVFYTTYLQTDVVNDPQAYSKMLQYTSHMDDASLLKGYIKGYVALRTGHSTEAISFFDKSPDGADYQSYPYLDYLSALARMNIDDHSAINYFNKFLQTNKGVNFIKDTYLHLAWDALLDGNVKRYNAFVQLVKTKGYIYNERDKRALTEIADPQYDPALLRARLWYDGGLYEKALNLLKNKDAASFNTTHDKAEYFYRLGRVYDALKKDSNALSSYQQAISAGKGTKYYFAPMSALKMGNVYEDMKDTARAITYYQMAISFKDHQQENSIEQRAKEGLKRLKK, encoded by the coding sequence ATGAAGAGATACATCTTACCCCTCGTTCTTTTTTTACTCGCCGGTCACCGGGCTTCCGCTAATTTTGATATTAATGCCAACTGCCTGCAGGCGTATAAAAATATCCTGAGCTTTAAGCTCAAAGCTGCACGCACGCTTATCGACCGCGAAAAAGCCGCTCACCCCCAAAATGGCTTTGCCATACTGCTCGATAATTATTACGACTATTTCTGGCTGCTTACCACCGAGAGCAAGACCGATTACGACCGCCTGAAAGAGAACCGCTCAAGCCGTATCGACCGGTTAGAGGACGAGGATAAGAACTCTCCCTACTACAACTTTGCCCTGGCCCAGGTGAACCTGCAATGGGCACTCATGAACAGCCGCTTTGGCGATAATACCGCCGCAGGCTTTGCCATTAACCGGGCATTTAAACTGCTCAAAGAAAACCAGAAGAAGTTCCCTGGTTTTCTACCCAACGATGTACCGCTGGGGGTGGTGAACGTAGCGCTGGGCGCCCTGCCTGACGGTGCACTCAAAAGCGCATTGAATCTGTTCGGCATCAAAGGCAACATCGAGAACGGAATGACGCTGTTACAAAACGCCACCAACAAGCTTTTACGGACCGATCAGGCATACTTTTATGATGAAGCGGTGTTCTATACCACTTACCTGCAAACCGACGTAGTGAACGACCCACAGGCGTACTCCAAGATGCTTCAGTATACCTCGCACATGGATGACGCCAGCTTATTGAAAGGCTACATTAAAGGCTACGTGGCCTTGCGTACCGGGCATAGCACCGAAGCGATCAGCTTTTTTGACAAATCTCCTGACGGTGCCGACTACCAGTCATACCCTTATCTGGATTATCTCTCGGCACTGGCCCGCATGAATATTGACGACCATTCAGCGATCAACTATTTCAATAAGTTCCTGCAAACCAATAAAGGCGTAAACTTCATTAAAGATACCTACCTGCACCTGGCATGGGATGCCTTGCTGGATGGAAACGTTAAACGCTACAATGCCTTTGTCCAGTTGGTCAAGACCAAAGGCTACATCTATAACGAACGCGATAAACGCGCCCTCACCGAAATCGCCGACCCGCAATATGACCCTGCCTTGCTGCGTGCCCGTTTGTGGTACGATGGTGGCTTGTATGAAAAGGCATTGAACCTACTGAAGAATAAAGATGCTGCATCCTTTAACACCACGCATGACAAGGCCGAATATTTTTACCGCCTGGGGCGAGTGTATGATGCATTGAAAAAGGACAGCAACGCACTGAGCAGCTACCAGCAGGCCATTAGTGCGGGAAAAGGTACCAAGTACTATTTTGCGCCAATGTCGGCCTTAAAGATGGGCAACGTGTATGAGGACATGAAGGATACTGCGCGAGCCATAACCTATTATCAAATGGCGATCAGCTTTAAAGATCATCAACAAGAGAACAGCATCGAACAGCGAGCCAAAGAAGGCTTGAAGCGTTTGAAGAAGTGA